The Lepus europaeus isolate LE1 chromosome 5, mLepTim1.pri, whole genome shotgun sequence genome includes the window gcttcagatgggtgcaatgcgccggctgtagtggccacttgaggggggtgaaccaacggaaaaaggaagacctttctctctgtctctctttctctcactgtctaactctacctgtcaaaaaataaataaaaaaagaaactaagaaaagGGAATACTTTTGTTAAGCCTCCCTAAAATAGAGAAGTTAAGCAGTAAGTGATCCTGGATCAGGTGCAGATCATACATCAAAGGGAAGGCCACTTATCTGATGGTAGAAGCTgaggagccagagacagggagacaaaagGGAGAATGAATGACTTGGGACTAAATCCAAATGGAGCAAGCATCAGGGAAGTCTTAATTTCTTATTGCTTTAGTCAGGACTCTACTTttaggttttttggttttttttttttccattttttaaaaaattcatttgtgaTACCATAACCTAGAAACTAACAGcgctattaaaatattttttgaaaggtggagttacagagagagagagggaaagacagagacagatgttttccattcactggttcactccccaaatggccacaacagctggggccgggccaggctgaagtcaggaaccaggagcttcctccaggtctcccatgtggatgcaggggcccaaggatttgggccattttccactgctttcccaggcacattagcagggaaccagataaGAAGTGGACCACCTAGGACTTGAACGGgcttaacttgaaaggcagagttggggccagagctgtggtgtagcgggtaaaacctccacctgcagtgcccgcatcccatatgggcgccggttctagtcccggctgctcctcttccgatccagctctctgctgtggcctgggaaagcagaagatggcccaagtgcttggctccctgcacccacgtgtgagacccgaaagcagctctgctctggctgttgtggccatttggggagtgaaccagcagatggaaggcctctctctgcctctctgtaactctgcctttcaaatcaatcaaccttaaaaaagaaaaagaaaaggcagaggtacagaacgAGGAGGGAAGTGAGGgggaatcttccttctgctggttcatttagcaaatggctgcagcagtcaggaccgggccaggccaaggccaggaacctgggcagtttccgggtctcccacgtgagtgcaggggcccaaggacttgggccatcttctgctgttttcccaggccacagcagagagctggatcggaagtggagcagctggggtatccgatccggcattgcaggcggtggcttcactgCCCCACGGTGCGGCCCAAGCGCTGGTTTTCGGACAGGAAGCAGGTGACAGGGCATGGAGCTGGCACCCCACGTGGGGAGGGAACGCCAGGCACGTCATGGCTGAGCTAGGCACAGGGGCTGACTGGGCAGCTTCTACCACGACAGGGTTGTCTCTGCCAGGCCCCCGGCCCATCTCCCGTGTTCCCGTGAACTTGAACCTTGAAGGAAGTGCAGACAGCTGTCCCCCATCCCGGAGGGCTCCTGCCTAACGGGGCAGCACTcccagaggcaggggctgccccagctgacccctgccctccccacagcgCGCACCGGCGCCTGGGTGGCACGCGAGGGGCCCTCCCAGGCGAGCTGCCAGGGCCGGGACCCGAACCCGTGCTGCTCCTTCCCCGCAAGCGCGCAGGTAGAACCCGAACACGGCAGCAGCTGTCCTCCTCACGCCCCCATCACCCTCGCGATGCGAGCAGGGTCGTGGGTGGATCCACAGAGTGCACAAAACGGACGGACTGTGTGATGCAGAGGGCCCCGGCCCCAGCTCGCGCCCCTAGTTCCGAAATACCGCGAGAGTTCAacccccaagccccgccccctgcttcCGGCCGTGTTAATAAAGTTGCCGCTGTTTGACGTTCGCGGCGGACAACATGGCGGCGGCCGTGGTGGGCTGCGTGCTGCGGCGGGTCCAGCAGGTTAGGCGTGGACCCCgacccctgccctgtccctggaGTCCGCGGACTCTGCCGTCGGGGCTGTCCTGGGCGGGCCAGTCCGGGGTTCTCCCGCCACCGCGTCTCCCCTCCGGCGGCTCGGGGGAGATGGCGTTGGCGGTGTCAGTTGTTGGGCCCAGAGCCGGCTTGCGTTGGAGGCCGCGGGAGGAGAGGGCCCGCGGAGTGAGGTCTCCCGGGCTTCGGCGTTGTGCACTGTGCAGGGGCCCCGGCAGGAGCCGTCCGGCGGCGGGAGGGAGCGAGCGACGGTCGGGTGCAGGGGCTCGGCGTCGGCTGGGCTTTGCACCTGCGCCCCAGCGGGTTCGGTGACGGGGAGAGAGGTCGGGGGTACGAGAACCGCCAGGCTCTGAAGGAGGGGGAATCGGTCACCAGGCGGAGGGAGGGGACCAAGAAGGAATTCTGCTTTCACGTGCCGGAGTGGCGGCACGTCTGTGTATTGAAGGGAAAGCTGGTCGTGGGGGGAGAGGCGTTGCTGGAGCTGTGTCCGTGTGGGCCCACGGCGATGGGGTCTTGTCGCTGAGGGCTGGTCTTCGGAACTCAGGGCCGACCCGTGGCTAACAGATGTGACGCCAATCGCATGGTAATTGAACGTGTGCTAGTATCCACTTTGAAGTGAAAAgcagggggccggggccgggggctgagCCACCTGCTGAGTGAGCTTCCTGAATTCCCCCGGGGAAGGCAGCGAAGAGGCTGAAGTTcccgggcctctgccacccatgtaggaggccggACGGCGTTCCCgtctcctggcccagacctggctgttgtggccatttggggaaggaaccagcagatggaagatctctgtctgcctttcaaataaatacgtctcTTAACATAATGGAaaacaggtgaaattaattttaatgtaagtTTTGTttagccaggtgtctcctccatATTGTTGTTTTGATGAGATATTTGCATTCTGTTTTCAATGCTGCATTTTCAAAATCTGGTTTATATCTTAGACTTAATGTATATCCCAGTTTGAATGCTGAATTTTCCACGATTAAGATGGAAAATGTAGCTCTGCCGAAACAGTAAACACGTTTAATGTTCACATAGCTTCAGTTctaaattttaagttaattaaaattgGGAATTATGTGCCCCGGTTGCACTAGGCCGTTGCAAGTGTTTACCAGCCAAGTGTGGCTGATGGCACTGCACTGGGCCGAGCAGCCCTGTAGTACCAGGAGGAAATGTAGCGCATAGGGAGCAGATGCTAGAAAGTGGCACTGGGAATTCTGGAAATTCCCTTCTGATTGCTTCCAGTTACATAATCTAGGGAATTGAAGTCTCCAGCTGTGTGTCAGGAATTTAAGGAAATAGTTGGGAATGGGCGGGAAGAATAGTGAGGAGAATTGGAGTAAGTTCAGAGAAGTGAGAGGCCCAGACAGTTAAGGTGTACTTGAGAGTAACATTGTATGTACAGACCATGGAATTCAAGCTGGGTAAGAAAGGAAGCCCAGAGACCAGAAGTGGAAAGTTGAGagagagccaggagacaggaacgccgtctggcctcctacatgggtggcagaggcccgggAACTTCagcctcttccactgccttcccagggggaaTTCAGGAAGCTCACTCAGCAggtggctcagcccctgccccggccccagccccctgctTTTTACTTCAGTGTGGATACCAGAACATGTTTAATTACAATGCGATTGGCATTACATTTCTGTTAGCACTGCCACAGGTCGGCCCTCTGAGTTCTGAAGACAGCCCTCAGCGACAAGACCCCATCACTGTTGGCCGACACGGACACAGCTCCAGCAACGTCTCTCACTCCTACATTACCAGCTTTTCCTTTAATACACAAAGATGCCGTTACTTCTGGCATGTGAAAACAGAATTCCTTCTTAATCCACCTCCCCTCCACTTGACCTATTTTCCCTCCTTAACTCCTTTAGAGGCTTGTGGGTACTGGTAGCTCCTAACTGTCCTTGGCAGGACCAAGGGAGTGGAAGTTCCAGAAGGCTGGGTATTAGCATGTTGGGAGGAATGAGCTCGAAAGGTGACCAGAGAACGAGATACAAAACCGAAATGACAGAGATGAACTTATTAATCACAAAAGACACGGACATTAGTAGGGGAAAGTGCAGGACAAAAATCATTGAAGGAGAGGAGTGCAGAGAACAAAGAAGTCAGAGTGTTTCTCACGTGCATCGGAGTCACCAGGAATTAGGACAGGAAGAGTGGAGAGGGACTGTGAGCCGGGATCCAGATCGCTACGGTGAGAGGAGCGGCAGGGCCCGCAGGAGACAGCCGCAGCAGTGCGCAGTtgggggcggcaggagagccgagccaggagctttccaggGTCTGAAAGCTGCAGTGAAGAGCAGAGAGAACACTGGCGGGGTGGGGGTCAGGATTCAGCCAGAATAGGAACGTCAAGGAGAGGTTAAGaaactgaggattttttttttttttaaagaatatttatttgaaagttacacacagagaggggagagagagaggtcttctatccaccagttcactccccaattggccacaacggccggagctgcactgatatgaagccagagcctccttccaggtctcccacatgggtgcaggggcccaaggacttgggccatcctccactgctttcccaggtcacagcagagaatgggtcagaagtggagcagccgggatttgaactggcgtccatatgggctgccgggACTGCACTTGGCggcctcacccactacgccacagcgccagcctggaacTGAGGATTTAAAAGATTTTGATGATGAATTGAAGAGGGCCCAGTGGAAGAGATTTAGGGGGTGAAAGGGGTTAGAAATAGGAGCAGGGCAGGGTGTGTAAGGAGCAGAATAGAACACTTACAAAGTGATAAGAAGTAAGTGCCAGTTCCGATGTGGACAAACAGTATAAAACACAGAAGCAATATACTAGGCCATtaagtgttttattttgaaagtatattacttccataataaaaaaagtttgtaaaaaaaatgaaaggtcatttaaaaatctattagaaGATAGTACAAAAGATATGATTAGTAatagtttgaaaaataaagaactgTTAATTGTTTTTTAACTCTTGAAGTTTCATTGGTAAAAGCAAACTTCACAATGCTCCTGAACATGAATTATTTCTCATTGAGTGATTGTTGCTGTGGTCTTAAGACCCCCTGTGTATTTTGCTCATTTCTGTGCTTGGTTTGGGCTGACTGCTCCTTTACCCCACAACTGTATCAAAATtctgtcagtcttttttttttaattaattaatttatttgaaagagttacacagaaaggagaggcagagagagaggtcttccatccagtggttcactccccaattggctgcaacagccactcaggagccaggagcttcttccgggtctcccacgcaggttcaggggcccaaggacttgggccatcttctactgctttcccaggccatagcagagagctggatcagaagtggaacagctgggtctcgaaccagcacccatatgggatgctggcgcttcaggccaggtcattaacctgctgcaccacagcgctggccctctgtCAGTCTTCTAAGGCTTGTGTAAGTCCCCCTTCCACAACACACATTTCCAGGCACAGTTACAATGGGATTCGTCAGTCAGGTGCCAGATGAATATGTAAATTCTGTTCACACAGAACACTTACTCTATTTTATAGGATGGAGTGTTGCTCAGTtctagaacagaaaagaaaaccaattgagacctttaaaaataaaattccattcagCTTATCTTATAACCAGAAGATTAAACATTATGATGGATCCATACAGTAGAATATTATGTAATCTCAAGTAAAAAACATGTTAACATACAGATGTGGAAAGAACTCTGCGTTatatataaaaagtatatattttaagattaatttatttgaaaggtagagttagatgttccatctgctggttactcccagatggctgcaacagctgggtctgtgccaggccaggcggaagccaggggaCGGGAACACTACCAGGTCATctgtgtggatgacagggacccaagtacttggaccatcttacgttgctttcccaagagcattagcagggagctggactggaactggagcagccgggactcaaatcagtgctcatataggatgttaGCATccctagcagcagcttaacccactgtgccacaatgccaaccccatctCAGCTgtattgctaagtgaaaaaagGGGGTGTGTGAAAAATGGAAGGGGGTGTATATATTTGTATTGAAAAAAGTCTGTgaagggccaacgctgtggcgcagtgggttaaagccctggcctgaagcgccggcatcccatatgggtgccagttctagtcccggctgctcctcttccaatccagctctctgctagggcctgggaaagcagtagaggatggcccaggtccctgggctcctgcacccacgtgagagaccggaagaagctcctggctcctggcttcagattggtgcagctctggctgttgcggccatctggggagtgaatcatcggatggaagacctctctctctctctctctctgcctctcccctctctctgtaactctttcaaataaaataaatattttttaaaaagtctgtgaaGGAATATACAAGAAACTATTAACAGTGGTACTTAAAGTGATTGGAGGTCACTGGTCAGGTAGGAGAGAGATTTTACACTCTTTATACTTTTTTGGTTCTTGAATCATATAACTGTTAACCTACCTGAAGATCAAACGGAATTATGTTAAAaatccctggggaggggctggcattattgTGTAGTGGATAAaagctgcaacactggcatcccgtacgggctccagttcaagtcctggctgctctactttcgatacagctccctgctaatgcacctggggaagccatggaggacggcccaagtgcttgggcccctgcgcctatgtgggagacccagatgaagctcctggcttcagcctggcccacccccagccatttggggaataaaccagtggatagatgatctctgttgcgtctctccctctgtaacggcctttcaaataaaaacaggaagaaatctctggggctggtgttgtggtgcagcagttcaagtcctgactcctctacttccagtccagcttcatgGTGCCCCTGTGTGGAGAGGCAGATAAGGGCCCACCTCCCGTGTAGCACACCAGgtggacctggcccagctctggctattgcagctctTTGGGatgtgaacaaatgaatggaagatttctctgtgtctctgtctcttttgctctgcctttcaaataaattaatcttaaaaaaatacctgaggggctggcactgtggagcagcaggttaaagccctggcctgtagcgccaAAATCTCATAttgatgctggttctagtcctggctgctccacattcgatctggctccctgctagtgtgcctgggaaagcagtagaggatgggctaAATtcctgggcccttgtacccacgtgggagacctggaagaagctcctggctttggattggccatttggggagtgaaccagtggatggaagacctctctctctctgtctacgtctgtaactctgttgttcaaataaataaatctataaaaaaatacttaaagtttCTACCTTTCAGCACATGCTGTTGGCATAATGTTCATTGTTATCACTTTAATTTcatgtatattcattttttttttcaaagatttatgcattttacttgaaagtcacagaaggagaggcagagagagagatcctccatccggtggttcactccacagatggccgcaatggccagaactgtgccgatttgaagccaggagccaggagcttcctccgggtctctcacatggtgcaggggcccaaagacctgggccatcttctgctttgccaggccatagcagagagctgaattggaagtggagcacctgggacttgaaccggtgcccatatgggatgccagcaccacaggcagtggcccccccactacaccacagcactagcccctgtatATTCATTTAATTTAGTCTTAATTAtgaagtattattttaaatgactaaAGAAACTTTTAATAGTGTCATAATGAGTAGCTGCTAGAGGGTTGGGGAACACTCCTAGATCCTGGGCCTGTcttattctttgtctctttcttgtAGTTGGTTCCTTTATCAGCTTCAGGCCAAATTCGAGGTTACTACGTAGACTGGAAAATGTTGCGTGATGTGAAGAGACGAAAACTGGCCTATGAATATGCGGATGAGAGGCTGCGGATCAATTCGCTGAGGAAGAATACCATTTTACCAAAAGATCTTCAGGTTAGCTAGTTAAGAttaagtctctctctccctatcacaAGGTCATGAACTCGAGCTATCTCACTTTTAATACTGGAGAATAAGATGGGATACACCAAGTCAACACAAACAGCCTTGAAACTACTAGTGGCGAGTTTCAGGTGAAAGACTACGGCTGACCAGCCCTGCAGCCATTTCATCATGAGAGCCTTAGGAAGGACTGCTGAATGGTGACCCGGCCAGAGGTGGCTTTCATGtactttatatatacacattgaGGAACATTGAcactcgccccccccccccccccccgcccatgccccagcccttcctccccctccctctcacatttccactcttaatattacaaaaatatattttcaatgtatttaaTGATAGTGTAGCTAAGCCTACATTAAATAAGAGTTCAGCAGATaatatgaagaggaaaaaaaactattcctcaatggaagagacgaGGGCTACGAACAGTTATTGCATCTCAATATGtctttcactccaatacattgcgtttcaggtactctgttagttacctcagatcaggaaaacatatctgtcttttggggactggcttatctcactaagtacAATGCTTTCCAGTTGTGCCtatgttgcaaaaggcaggatttttctttttctttttcacaactgagtagtactccatagtctataaatgtaccataatttccttccttatccagtcaacagttgatggacatctgggttgattctgtatcagctattgtgaatggtgaaCATGGCGggacagagaactctttcatatactgatttcttttggtttgggtaaattcccaggagtaggatggctaaatcatatggtaggtgtatattcagatttctgaggtatctccatactgtgttccacagtggctgcaccagtttactttcccaccagcCGTGGACCAatgtaccttttccccacatcctgccAGCATTCGTCctatgttgatttctgtatgagagctattctaacgggagtgaggtgaaacctccttgtggttttgatttgcggtTCCCTGATGGTCAGTGATTCAGAatgttttctcaagtgtctgttggccattgatATTTCCTACatgccttttcaagtcctttgtccatttcttcactggattgtttgttttgttgatgttttatttcttgagttctttatggattctggaagttaaccctttatcattgtgtagtttgcaaatattttctcccgttctgtTAGTTGCTTCTTAAGTTTGCGGAGTGTTTTTGGCAGCTTGACGTAATCCCATTTGTCGATTTCGGcgttgattgcctgtgcttctggggtcttttccaagaagtctttgcctgtgccaatatcttgtcCGTGttttctaatgatttgatggtattgggtcatagattgaTATCGTTGATCTATTTTGAGTAAGTTTTTGTGAAATGTGTAAGGTTGGGCtctagtttcatacttttgcatgtggagatccagtttgcccagcaccatttgttgaagactgtccttgctccggggattgattttagctcctttgtcaaagttaagttggttgtagatgcgtgggttgatttctggtgtttaattctgttccattggtctgtccatctgtttctgtgctggtaccaggctgttctgatgataactgccctgtagtttgtcttgaaatctagtattgtgatgcctctggctttgtttttgtagtaTAGGATTGCTGTAGCTccttggggtctcctgtgtctccatgtgaatcaCAGCGTTGTGTTttctctgagaagaatgtctttggcattgATTGGCCTTGAGTATGTGAACTGCTTTccttattatggacattttgatgacactgATTCTTCTGAACAccgaagatttttccttttttctgtgtgtcttctgtttctttcattaatgttttgtaattctcattgtagaaatatttgacatgcttggttaaatatattccaaggtattttattctttttggaggtattttgaatgggattgattttagttcttttttgacCATgggccgtggcattgtctgtgtatacaaaggctgttgatttttgtgtattgactttatatcctgctaccttatcaaactcttctaggagttccaataatctctcgGTGGAGTCCTTTGGATACCCCatgtatagaattatgtcatctgcaaagaggtatagtttgatttcttccttcctaatttgtttccctttaatttctttttcttgcctaatggctctttttgaaacttccaggattatattgaatagcaattatGAGAGGGGGCATCCTTTTTTTGTTCCGGGATCTTAAGAGgagtgcttccagcttttcctcattcagtaggatgctggccgtgggtttgtcataaattgctttgattgtgttgaggaatattcctctatacccaatttgtttggagatttcatcatgaaagggtgttgtattttatttatttatttatttttaactaaaagcgttgacaattttattttcacatttcacaACACAAATGAAAACTGCACTTTTTGAAATCCCACTTCCCCCCAAGAGTATTCTTTCTTCAATAAGAAGGGGGAGCAAGTCTTCTTTGTCATGTGTTAGAAAACACCCAGAGTCACAGCACCGTGATCTCCTGGTGAAGCAGAACAAGCGGTACAGAACTGCCAGGAAGaggcctcccctctctccttaccTGTCCGGCCGAGTCATTCCTGGACGAGTGGGCACCATCATGGGACGGGCAGGAGGTCTCATCATTGGGGGCCTGGCATCATTGGCATATGGCCTCCCATGGGTGGCCTCATTCCAGGAGCAGGTCCCCCTGGCATcatcccaggaggaggagggcccATCATTGGCATCATGGGAGGGGGGGCCTCCCATATGAGGTGCAGGCATCATACCAGGGCGAGGAGGACCCGGGAGACGGGGAGGTGGGATCATCACtcctgcaggaggaggagcagagaatgGAGTAGGCGGTATCTTTCCTTGTTGAAATGCAGCCGTTGTTTTGTCGATCAGGCTCTGAGCCTGCTCTTCCATCCATTTCTGATAGTAGTCTTTCACATTCTCTTTGTGTTTCCTACCACTGCACTGCGTCTTTCTCACAGATGGGGAGTCCTGGGTGAGGTACGTATCGCAGTGGTCACAGTAAAACTTGGGCGTGTTGCTCTGCAGGCCCTTGGCCACTCCGTTCCAGGGTGTTGCATTTTTatcatgctttctctgcatctattgaggtaatcatggcttttgttcagcagtttgttcatgtgctgtatcacattgatttgtgaatgttgaacctcCCTGCATAGCAGGCATGAATCCCACGTGGTCCAGGCGAATGATCTTTCTAGTGTATTGTTGGAGTCAATtacctagtattttgttgaagatatttgtttatttgttcatcagggagattggtctgtagttctctttctttgttgcatctgtttcaggaattaaggtgatggtggcttcatagaaagaatttgggaagattctctgaattgttttgaatagtttgagaagaagtggagttagttcttctttaaatgtctggtagaactcaggagtgaagccatctggtcctggacttttctttgttgggagggcctttattactgattcaattttgttcttggttttcagtctgtttaggttttctgtgttttcatggctcaatttaggtaggttgtatgtgtccaggaatctatccatttcttctgtgtttcctggCTTGttagcatatagctctttgtagtaatttctaatgattttatttctgtaatgtctgttgttacatttcctttttcatctctctgattttttttttattaatcgggccagtggtgtgtcaattttgtttattttttcaaaaaaccagctcttcatttcacttatcttttgtttttttctgtttcaattttgtttattctctaattttaattattttttctctgattttggatTTGGTTACTTCAAACCAGTTGAagttttatttgaatgttttacaACTTAAAACATGCTGTAGATCCCTTATAAAAGTGAATAGGAAACACACCAGTTCACTTGgtatgcaaaatatttttctactacACACAATTTAAGggcttcacagatttttttttttttcaaatttacattGTAAGCAGAAACAACACTAAACAAACTACTTTCTCAAAGAGATGTTAGTATGCTT containing:
- the MRPS14 gene encoding small ribosomal subunit protein uS14m; protein product: MAAAVVGCVLRRVQQLVPLSASGQIRGYYVDWKMLRDVKRRKLAYEYADERLRINSLRKNTILPKDLQAVADEEIAALPRDSCPVRIRNRCVVTSRPRGVKRRWRLSRIVFRHLADHGQLSGVQRAIW